The Misgurnus anguillicaudatus chromosome 23, ASM2758022v2, whole genome shotgun sequence sequence ttaagattaaatggtaaagcaatagtaacattatagaagtatagttttatgaacttttacctcgcgccaaaacaataacaacacaaaagacactaaatatgaataagaaaacaagtaatagttttatcatgacaccaaatactgctgatttgtctcattttgaccatcaaaaacaaacaagaccaacatgagagccagggaatctctgtcagagatgtagcccagagagggcggtggtcagcggggcgagtgaacactgacgtctgctcatgctttggttctcatacgtaccgaatctcactaagcaaacgttcaaacaggcgctacctttactaatcgactgtagatttaaatataatacatatacattctcgactgaactcatcttaaaactacactttgtgaccaagaaacgttaatataaagaaacgcctatccgtccattgagttatgagattcaaagcagccgaaagttttacctgtcattctggccgccctcaaatccgtggcggaagaagtagttctcaaacaaagaggcttttaaaataacacctatgttgttttctagttttcgtttttcaaacgtatgccgtcgaactgttgtataaaagcaatatcgctctcggagtcgtgtgatatagctctatatcatcacggctgtgattgcctcctgcggcctcgtgcctctggcctaatcacagccgtgatgatatagagctatatcacactcctactcgagcgatattgcttaattattaTATGTTGAACAATTTGAATCTTCATATAAATAGTGACCTGCCTACATttctataataataaaatttagttgtaataaaataaaataaaaattccacACATTATTTCAATTGGATGTGTCTGTATAATGCTTTTTGATCTAAAtgaaaaccaaaacaaaatcaCCACAAATACAAATTTGCCAATGTTTGAACCTTAAATCCCTTGTGAACAATTTTCACATCATGTTAAAAAGCAAACGtgatttaacaaacaaaaaaatcaaaaaatgctgtaaactattttaaaattaacctaATTAAGAAATAAGAATAAATATAACTACtttgccatttaaaacaaaactaatgTGTTTATTGGCTACAACAGTAGTACAAACTGTGTAATAGGGAggataaaaaaattctgataaGCAGTCAGACAAGGGCGGGGCTAGAGTTTAAGAGTACTGGGCCAGGTGACCAGATGAGATTGGCTGAAATTCGGGACCATCAGAAGTAACGGGGGTTCATccaataatagttttatttattaattttatttaataataaaagacaatgaatttcaaacggaatcaatcatattaatataagtacatatgcatataaataaattgataatacgtatagtattttatactttatacaataataattaatacaataatagttttctttattttataataaaaataaggaatttcaaactgaagttactgaactaatcatatttttattattataagtacatatgcgtatacatttatataatacgtatagaagtatttttttaacaaagtgccTTGCCTGCCCTCGACCAATCTGACTCCTTCACGCGACTGACTGTCACTGCCTGCACTTTCAACTGTCCTCGCGGATGCTGCAACTTTCGCTCTCTTAATCaactctataaaacaaaaatgtcctattgtctttgtgcatatagatgaataagatacattaatagaaacaatacaacGTCAGTATATTTCGCGGAGGTTTTAACTGCTGCCAGCACAATGAGAGTCTACAGTATAAAAGCAAgatgctgcagccaatgagcagccggcGGGGGCTGGCTGCAGCCAATGGGCACCCGGCGGGGGCTGGCTGCAGGATGACTTAACCTCTTCGCTCATGTTTTATCAGACAACTACTACTCAAGATTTTGCTTTAGTATAATTTTCGGGGAAATTAAAGCGGGATTAAGATTTAGTTTCAGTATGATTTTCGGGACAATTAGagcaggattcgggattcgggacagcagcttagatttcgggactgtcccgaatttttcgggacgtctggtcaccctaGGGCCAGGGCCTAGATTTGAGGCCTGTGCAGGGCTCTAACctgaatataaacaaacatttttatacCATTATAGCAGAATCAGGATCATTATATTCCTTCAGCTGTAGATGATTCTTACCCATTTCAGCGATCTTACGGCGATAGTAAATCAcaccagcagcagcagcagcagcagcaagcAGAATTAAGAAAACAGATATTCCTGCTACAGCACCTGGAGACAGACCTCGCTCTATAATGATACAAACACACAATCATTACTGTAACTCAATCTGTTCATCTGATCAGAAACGAATATCAGAAACCAACAACAGATCTGATTAAAACTGAATAAATGTCAGTCACATTTGATTTAAAGtgaattatgaaaaaaaactcTAAAATCAGCTGTAATGACTGAATGATTGTTATGTTCACTGTATGTGTTAATGTAGTGATAACTTAAGacaaaataaccaaaataaAAAGTATCACACAGACATAATTTTGACAGATCACaaagtaataaaatactttGGTTTTCTAACACAGAAAATTTTAAATGCCACAATATTCAAGAGGtagtttataaaaaacaaactattaaATTGCTATTAATATTACTGCTTACTTCCCTTGATCATTTGAAACCCATATAACTTTCTTCTGTGAAAGAATATTATTTATATGTGTAacttagcctgacgttgtcatactcaattctagtcagaatttgagtctgataccgctccattgagctataattatgaggcgtgtctcaaccgaaaaatgcctctgcactcaattggatagacctacgaccaatcagagcaaccggGTGTgagacgtatgttgaaattacgtatTTGCAGcttgaccgaactgctagttattttcgctacaatgacacacactacaagtctgagttagcgaacgtacatcaacacctactatgtttacaacattacatttatatcACATTAAGTCATACaataagactatctcttaccttTTGTACATTagttgaacttcatccacgacgatacccattacgtttgcttgaaaaatatcggagcctagcatgtccctccacgaTTCCGgggttccgaaaagaagctggcaacgaccgctaattatatccatctcgtcgtacacaccgagttgcatcgccgtgatacccatttcagttgcttctttaacttgaTCCTTCATAAGTGCGACAAgttttgccgaatcccgtaggaaggatggcaaaaacatcaacaaatgccttgctcgcgtttctctgttcctcttttaaaatcaatgctctgtcgatatcttttagaataGACTCaagtcagaatccacacatctgatttCTACcgcggcagccatttcgttgtaaacaacagattcaacacacgcgctctttggtgacgtggttgatttaCGTTactgatcatctgtccatcatcgtataaagcccgccctgacaatttgattggtcgaccagctttgggtcgagcatagtagctcctcaacggtgaaaccccagaccgatcttcccgtttctcaaaatgttgtgggcggggctaagatcgactggcacccaggctatgtGTAACTACTTATTTccataaaataattttcaatgtCAACTTAAAACGCAACAAATTAaaggtgtgtatgtgtatatgttaaGATGCTTGATATAGCAGTTATTCTGGTCCTTTAGTTTCATAAATCAAAGAGTTTCACATACAAATGATATTTTAAAGGGTCCCTTTAAAGGATCTTTAAATTAAAGTAAACAGCATTTGGCTAGTCATGTAATTTTAACATGTCGTCCTAACAAGAGTCTTTATCCATACATATATGCATTCTACTTATTCACATTAAtggttttaaacacattttctaCCTAGTCACCAATAATCATTATAAGAAATACAGAAAAATATCACAGTTTGTCTTTTGAGCTACGTGCAATAAAGAAAGTCATTctcagggctcaaaattaacttttttatttggtagcactggtgctcctaactttaaagagttaggagcaccagcaaaaatttaggcgcatccatccaaaaattaaaaagcaccacaactacaatgtatatgttaatagatttattatattaaaaataaaacaccaccaccgggctttacacatcctatggccagcatttaaaatttggtcttctattttatttatttatttattgctgcatagattcctaaattaatacccaaatgctgttgaaatagtatagcagcaataatcatttaacaattacaggtaacatgattaagattacatagaaaatctagcaaacacgtaaaacactgattcattgagacattacaaaagtgacctaatatagaaggctattggtattgataactgcattaccaggatgctattactactaaataggcaattttaaaaaaaatacaacaaaaacataccatcagcattgttgTGTTCCACatcaacatggaccacaaggatgtttgccgaatgtccattcaccagcgcatgcgcacatacactatcaaacacactgacagacaggtcggtgtctccatcaataatgaacacatttgtaacgacacgtcttgtgtttttggcacttttgcCATGTTAAAGCAAGGTCTGgcgtttaaaatgttttgattccgccaccAACGCCGTATCAcatgatttacagtaaacacagtaagttacatcgagccattttcaaagcggagacactcgaaatctttaaggcACTCTTTccgaaaggtttaacgtcaagtcttattttccggtggtgaagtcgcatttgaatccggatcgtcgtcattaattacagtagtaacattggctgtaatcggctcgtCCTCGTCATGCTGGCGCTTCGTTTTTTCACATTCGCGCTTCACGTACCAGCGTAGCGTGGCAACAAGGAATGATTGACATTCATATTACCCAACtacggtcttcattaaacgcaagaacttaatggtgaattttgattggttatgtaatgttggagagaacactgaacctgggacagcagCACGCAGCATCACAATCTAAATCAAGTCGcaccacaacaaaatgggcagtcgcacaaatgctcccaaatatattttaaggtcgcacagattaaatttcggtcgcatatgcgaccaaaatggtcgcaatttcgagccctgcaTTCTGGTTTGGAGCAACATGAgcgtgagtaaatcatgacaaaAAATTTATTAGATATTTCTTTTTACCCTTGTGGTATTCCGTCTACCATTGTTGGTAGCTGTCCGTCATTGTTATGTTcccttgtgtgtattttgtctACCATTGTTGGTATTTGATAAATCAATGTTACTTGCGGTAATTTTTGAATATTATGAACATGTATAGtatgtctgtatgtatgtatggttGTGCACATATACTACTAGAATAATGTTTCTTAATGAGGTATTATTAttaccattatttattttatgtttttttccctctttttctctttttcttttttacattgttATAATTGAAGACGGAAGCATTTTGTTCGGTTTGTATAAATTCTGtttgtgaagatcgtttttgaagcttaaagtaggcgttgcctgctgtcgccatcttggccgcgcgtcaccgTAAGTCCCTCGCGGAAAactgaaaatgggtaaagaggggggacatgggtgaagctgaagtggctggttgctgaaaccacgcccgtcTAGTACGAGTCTAGTGACAGCTGTTCAACCATTactcaagcggccacgcccttaattatgcagaagtttaaaggaacagtatgtaggattgtggccaaaactggtactgcaatcacacaactggtggccaatacacaaaatgacaacataaacagttgagggctgcaactccactttttaaatgacaatatcctggccagaccactgttgtcactgatataagtatttgaaatgaaaatgatttcttaatgtctagtgacatatcagggacattttatgattaattgagaTACATTTCTtatatactgttcctttaaggcttaatataatttaaacggatgagttacaaaaaaattcacccccctcacagttgtcatgattggcaaaattagctatataccaaaaacactttttgtaccaggctgtaaacatattattttctactgtaaagttgggcatttttaacatgggagtcgattagaattgactcccttttggagccagcctcgaGTGGCCAGTCggtgaattgcagtttaagtcacttccgtgttggcttcattagagagatcgtAAGGTTGCCCCTCGATTTCAACCCTTCCTCCTATTATGTTTGAGGTCAAATTGACTCCAGAGCTACTTTGACATCTCTGAAAAATATGctaattgtatttttaaacctttaaacCTACTTTTTGACTTTTTCTTGATACTAATTAGTGTTttttactattattttgtgAAAAACTGGTAAAACtgtttcaaataaaataaaatgttatattattattttacaaactATACACTAAATTTATGTGCTACAAAAGATACGTTTTCATAGAAAacaatttatgtatatataaaaataaaaagttttgttttaaatttgaagttatttagcatatattaaaCTATTTGGAGTCAATTTGACCACACACAGTAAGTGTTGCTCAAATTTGAACAGAACAGGAGGGTTAAATAGCTTAGTAGACGTATCAATTGTCATGTAATATAGAACTGAACATGCATGAATGAGGATATGTGTAATGTTCTCTCATTAACTGAATAAAAGCAGAGCTGCATTTAAAATTTAAGgcagtggtcaccaatcctggtcctggagggccggtgtctctgcagagtttagctccaaccctaatcaatcACACCTGAACCACCCtaattagctgcttcaggtgtgtttgattagggttggagctaaactctgcggagacaccggccctccaggaccaggattggtgaccactgatttaagagatagttcacccaaaaataaaaattctgtcatcatttacacatTCTCACGTTGTTACAAACtcgtataaatttctttgttcttttctcctactatggaagtaaatggggtccacgcaGGGCCGGTTCTAGATATTTGGAGGCCCTAGGCAAATTTTATATTGGAGGCCCTCACACCCCTccaattttcagatttttttacccTGTAAGAAATCATTTAAGCACTACAGtgattaaacatgttttcattACTTTTCTGTTTTATCAAGTTAACAAATtgattaaatttattttaaaatttaatcagaaattatgcaaaaccacatgtgttaaacattttaaggcaggtCAAATTAGTTTGGTTGTTGTGGATgcagtaatttatttaaaacaccaccTTTTTGGAATTACAGCTTGGCTTTCTCCAAAGAGGAAAATTAAAAAGACAACACTATTGCAAAAACCCTAACTGTAAAAACCTACAGATGAAAACCTCCTAGAAatctgttattgttttttttttattttagctgggTATGAAGAGGAATTCTCCTCTTACTGAACGAATCTACAAGATAAAGTTATCTATCAGACTGAATATATATTCATATGTATTTCCTTTTATACCTTAAATATCCATACAAATCAGTTGCCATTGGAAGTTAAACAGACAAACTACTAAGCAGAATAataaaaacactaaaataaAGCTAAAATAAAGTTCGGTCAGCTGCAGAGATTTGAATGCTGTTCATCTAGGCTTCTTCAACTTcatgaggcgctgcaagaaccgacaggtgtCGGACTAGTGACATGGATTAAGGAGTTATGGAGGCCCCCCTCCAAGCTTGAGGCCCTAGGCATTTGCCTACTCTGCCTACAGGTAGCGCCGGCCCTGGGTCCACGAACgctttgattacaaacatttcacaaaatatcttacattgtgttaatcagaacaaagaaatgtatacaggtttgtaacaacataagagtaaatgatgacagaattttcattttctgtACCAGAGAAGGTAAACGTACTCGTCTTTTTGATTGGCTGAGTGGTAATACATGGGATGGCTTAACTTGGATACAATGGTCTGTGTCTGTTTCATCATCCGCTAAACCACAATCGTAAAACTACAGAAGCTGTGACTTATGCTGTAGGCTGTGCGTATCCTGATAAGTACCTTTCAAAAAATCCAACAACAATTGTTACGTGACATGTCATATCCGAATGACATAGGAACCAGGAAGCTATAAAAGTGCATTGAACAAAGTCTCCTTCAGCTTTTTGTACATTGAAGGTGtagctgggttaaaattatgATGTGTTgatatatgtttacattttcatttatttatttgtttcatgTGAACTTTAGTCAAAACTTGTTCTTAAATGTTATGATGTTAAATAGGGTTTGTTTGTTGCACATGAGATGGCAATCAAGCATGCAGATTATGTTTCTGTCTCTGGGCACAAATTAGTGGCGCACCCACAGCTTTGTGCTGGGGTTTCTATTGGTTTTCCCCTGAAACACATTGAACGCTGATGGGCTTATTAGCTTCCTGTGTTCAGCACATGAGCGGAGATGAGAGATGTGCCTGGATAATTTATCATGCCTTTTGTATATTTTCTGCAGGTCAAAAAAATTTGCTGACCATATCATTGTCTCTGAGTTTTCATCTGTGCAACACAACCAAAGTAAAACTGTTACAAAAGGCAAAACATTTTGTCATGGAGATGTAAGACCTACAACATTTGTTTTCGCATAGCGATTTTCTACCCTTTTGTGAGCCAGTGTTGGCATATGTGCTGTGCTTTACTGGTTCGATCCCCAGCTTGTACCATATAAAAATAATTagggtaaaaaaaatattaaagtaccTGCTTACCagtaaaaatctaataaacatcCTATCGTTTTCTCCATTTTTCAGTTTCCTATGTAGCTCATATAACTGCCAAGACAGCGTTCACTACGTCACAATGAGACTAAACAGTGAAATTCAAACCTCGTCACTGCCGGGAACTTTATTCTACTAACACACATTGTTTTGGGCCAGCtgtaaattgtatgttttttttgttcaaTGAATGAGAATTTATTTTAAGAATCCAGGACAACAAGATGTTCCAGGACATGCTTTCTGTTATATTCCAAGTGTTTTTCAGGACTAAAAATGAGTTACCAATTTTTCAGGTTTTACAGAACGTGTGAAAATCCTGTGTATGTTGTTTAACAGGTTTTATCAGTGTAagtgtttaaaggaacacgcccacattttgggaatttagcttattcaccgtatcccccagagttagataagtccatacatacctctctcatctccgtgcgtgctgtaactctgtctgacgcagcccccgctagcttagcttagcacaaagactggaaatgcatggctccagctagtatactgctcccaataagtgacaaaataacgcgatcattttcctatttatgtgttgtgatttgtatagtcaaaccgtgtacaaataacaaggtgatatgagacacagcgatcttttaacagtatacatactgagaactatattctctgaagacgaagcactgccgcatgggcggagtgatttgcacaattctgaccgaactctctgctcctcaccaggggcttctcgtgtgctgcgagcagatcactccgcccatgcggcagtgcttcatcttcagagaatatagttctcagtatgtatactgttaaaagatcgctgtgtctcatatcaccttgttatttgtacacggtttgactatacaaatcacaacacataaataggaaaatgatcgcgttattttgtcacttattgggagcagtatactagctggagccatgcatttccagtctttgtgctaagctaagctagcgggggctgcgtcagacagagttacagcacgcacggagatgagagaggtatgtatggacttatctaactctgggggatacggtgaataagctaaattcccaaaatgtgggcgtgttcctttaatgtagAAATGTTAATAGTGCTCTGATATAAATGAGATTTGATCTAAATTCTTGATTATACTGAAGACAAAAGACAAAAGTTACTCACCACCGACATTAACACTGAATCTCCTCTGAATGGTTCGTCTTCTGCTGCTcatcttcagttcataatgtccAGCATCTTCATATCTGATGtctgtgatggtgagatctccggTCTGATCATTCAGCTTCAATCTGTCTCTGATTCTCCCATAAAGAGTGAACTGATTGTTCTGTTTATTTGCTTCAGCAATCCTGTCATCACACCCAAAGATCAACAGTATCTGATCATAGCTTTTAATGTCAGGAACATCAGTGTTTATTGTGAGAGGATCACCGTTTATTGCTAACTCTGGCTTCACTTCACCTGTATCAAACACAGAGATTAAACAATTATAACAATGTcagtcattttttttaatcatctAACTGAGATTACTGATATCTAATTAACCTCATTTACAGCTCAACAGCTTAATATTTTCAGCAAgatcacaaaaatactggtcaGCAATCAGCATACTAAACACAGAACAATATTAAACTTGAtagtaaagtttgaagacaaactttaagttggcttgagaaagcttTGCCTGAAAGTTTAAAACAGAAAATTGAAAGAAGTTTTGTTTAGTAGTCTACCTGGCTGTTGCCATGtttaagcatgaagctagcattatttagcatgaagctaacataaagctagcaagatttaacatgaagctagcaagatttaacatgaagctaacgtgatttagaatgaagctagcatgataagtaATGCaagtaattttattatttccCCTCATGACTAAACTATGGGTgtttcacatatagttcattttaaaataacaaatcagttcacttaaagtaagGGTTGCTTGAAAAATTGCATGAGATGgtcatgcgcatctcgtcagtaaagctgGTTCCTCCTAGTAAATccccatcagctgctttcagatagAGGGGCAAcgcctgcgatatgtatgcgaAATGGCCCTCCTCATTGCTTtcacatgttaaaaaaaatcaaaccacaaaagaacccaaaagcgaaccaTACTCAGAACACCTCTGGATGTGGGCCGAGTACAGTTTGCATTTGTGTCCTTTTAgggggggtctgagatcacttggtttgttcacatataaACACTGAAATGCTCCGAGAGCTATTGGAGGGCTCAAATGAACTAGATGTGAAAACACCCATGAAACGTCTTCATTCAAGACCTGCAGAGAAACCCAAACTaccaagaaaatgtaaaattcatTAACACTGAATAAAAGATGAAATTATAAACCACTGTAGTATGAAGAAATTAATAAACTTCAAATATCTTCCTATCTACATTGACTAGTTCAGTGTATCTAAGAGCCATTGCAATATGAATATCCAGTAACTGCAATTTCAATATTTCTGTGATAGATTTACTATGTcaagaaaaaataattttctttgaCAGCAGTAGTAACTGAACTAAAAGGCTGATGCACATGGACATTCAAAATCACATAATTCCATATTATAGTAGGCGAAAATCAGTATGCATAGCCAATATTCTTCAGTAAACATGATGTAAGAAATACCTGTATGGGTCAGGGGTGTTCAACAAACTCCTGGAGGTctggtgtcctgcagagtttaaaGCTTAAACCTGCCTCAACACACCTGCATGTAATGTTCTTTTGTGCTCTGCAGTTCACCTGCCCTCCAGGACCAAGTTTAACACCCCTGGTGTACTACTTCTTGTGAGATTTTTTAGTATGCATTGGAAGGACACTTTTTTCCAATGATGCTACAGGAGCTCAGGAGCCACTGAAatcaaaaagtaaacaaattaaaaaacactggaAATCTGTGAACCGAGTGGCTCTTTGAAGTGTAAGAGGTGTAAATACCAAGAAATATTTTCCATTTAGTTTCCCATGTTTTCCAtattgttgtggttgttgtaaTTATGTGACTGATGGGTCAAAAACATATGGCTCACATGAAAATTAAATGATCAAACTCAGTACATACCATCACAGTATGACATTTCAGATGCACCCATTTAGAATTTACAAGTGAGTACATTATACAGTGAATTACTTATTAACTCTACATTAAAAATGTTCATAGAGAAATCGTCATAATAAGATCTATTATTCTGTATTCTATTGAAATATTTGATTTACTCACCACTGACAGTAATTGTAAATGTCTGATGTATGGTATAACCGCTGTTGCTGCTGATCTCTACTTCATAAAGTCCAGAGAGATCCATTCTGATGTGATTGATTTGAAGAGATCCAGTCTGAACATCCAGCTGCAGTTTGTCTTTGAATCTTTTATCTTCTGATATCTTACTGGCTGATTTATTGAAATGAGCTATACGAATCCCTTGAAATCTCCACTGTATTGCATCATATGTCTTGAAATAATGAAcatcagtgtgtagagtaacagatTCTCCATCCTTTACTAATACTGACTTTAGTTGATCTGATTCTGGGTTAATCACACCTGCAGACACAAACAGAGACAGTTAATAAACTCATTCTTGAACTATTCAGGTCTTGACGGATCTAAGGTAAGGTTAAAACTACTTTGATCCCCAAAATATGAGTAATATTTTGCGAGGGACCTGCTTCGTAATGCCACCTATATATTCTATGTATTACAGCCCTATACTGTGTTAAGACAGATGATCATTAGAGAAGTTTGATTGGTGGTCTCTATAAAGGCTGATCAACAGAGACAATCAGATGACACGAAACCCACAAGACTCGCTGTTAACATTGTGTGGGTTCTGGC is a genomic window containing:
- the LOC141359245 gene encoding uncharacterized protein produces the protein MKTITFLFIVSVFINGLFGDEVSVKEGDSVTLHTNVPDIQTADNLIVTWTFGSQKYTIANINRAAKTTFIYDDVLDGRFRDRLKLNDQTGDLTITNITTHHSGPYKVRINVRRQIIERSFNVKSVINPESDQLKSVLVKDGESVTLHTDVHYFKTYDAIQWRFQGIRIAHFNKSASKISEDKRFKDKLQLDVQTGSLQINHIRMDLSGLYEVEISSNSGYTIHQTFTITVSGEVKPELAINGDPLTINTDVPDIKSYDQILLIFGCDDRIAEANKQNNQFTLYGRIRDRLKLNDQTGDLTITDIRYEDAGHYELKMSSRRRTIQRRFSVNVGGE